The Spodoptera frugiperda isolate SF20-4 chromosome 25, AGI-APGP_CSIRO_Sfru_2.0, whole genome shotgun sequence genome includes the window GATACGTTGGTCGGACCAAATCTGTGCCACACTGGAGACCACAGTCTGCGACGCCATCCACATCGCCGAAGATAGAACAGCATGGCGAAATATAGTGAACCAGAGAGTTATTCGTCGGGGTCACGACCCTCAGCATTGAGGATAAACGACGCAAGGAGGAGGaggtaaaaatgaataaattaaatgtgatAACCAGTTCTAAGTTAATTACGTTACGTACAAAATAAGTAACAATTGTATAATGACGGTAACTCTACATTTTTGAAACCACCTTAAAtgagtcatttatttatttattcttatggcACCCCAACGACTCGTTtacaattcatatttttttaaacattgtaacAGAACTTATTTACAGTCATCTACTCATCCATTCTTGATTTCACTCATTGTCAGATTTTTATCAAGCTTTTGCCCCGCTTTGCACAGCTTAGGAACGTTTGGAAACAATGCCACTACAATGAAGAGCACAATTGCTTCATATAGAGACTAGGAAGTCCACAGAGATCACCTCTGAAAGTATCCGTGGTCTTCTTTCAGATGAGTGCTTGAATCGTGGTTGAAAAATTTTGagtctaattttattaatgagtaGCCACTGagtagctgacccggcaaactccgGACTGCCTTAAACATCTTTTCTTACCTtctaaaccttccctggacctGCACAAACAATTCAAGAACATAATTTGACAAATCgttccagccgttctcgagttttagggAGATACACAAACaccaattcatttttatatataagattcGCACGCGAATCAGATTTAGATTAGGGATTTTTATCAGTGGTGATACGGTGGCGGCGGCGTCTGGTCAGTGGCGACTTCGTGTATCTTTACAGCATTGCGAAGCTATCTATAAATCTACATGTCTTGCCTTTCATGTCATTACCATCACTAAGCATCTATAATTTGACCGTACTTAAATGCCACCATGTAGTCGTCAGTCCGCACCCGTTGTGCCCAAATCTCAATCGGCCCTTAGTATGCAGCTCCTGAATGGACTGGAAAGTAGTAGCAGTAAATAGACATGGTCTTAAAACACTATGATAAAATGATCCTAGTAAACCTATACCAAAGAGGTTAAACATGTCTTTcgtgtgtgggagagccatgcttcggcacgaataccacggcctcacagaaaaccgcaatgaaacaacgcttgcgttgtgtttcgttgtgtcagtgaagttaccggagacccaattatcccccttcccaatccccgacacCTAGCTATCTCAatagataatttttttcttctctaataacatcttctgatttatttcgttgcgggattcaagacagtcattcatgtccctgagacgcgccggacttcaatgtttcAGTggtttcatgtttgtatctactgaatcctggtttacaggagttgcagcggtatgggaggttgtggcgggcttgtaccaataaaaaatctcaatagaTAGGTTATTTATTTCGGCCTTTGGCGATATTATATTCATCTTGAAAATATTGGTATCTATATTTCTCTCAATATTTCTTTGTAGATCATAATAGCATAAAACAGTCTTCAGATCTGTAAAGGAATGGGTAGGAAGAGTAATAAGAAACAACAGTAAATGTGACTAAATTTAATTTGTTCTGAAATGTGAAGTTTGTTGTAACATCGTTACTCTCTGGTGGCACAATGCTTCGTACACATATAAAGTGAATAATAAGCATGTAATACGTATGACTACGAACTTTCTTGTACCATTGATATCAGTGCGAAATAGATGTGTGTTGCTTAAAGTAGTATGGCTTCAAGTAGGgtgactttattttaaattttacacaTTATTTTGGATCATTTCCAAGATTTATCCTTATAAAAGATATGTACTTCAGACAGTAACCAGTGAGCCTTCGTATTAATcgtgtgataaaaaaaaaacaattatgatCTTATTGGGTTTACAATTacgacttatttattttgtattactcACGTACACTTTACGTAGTCATACGACAACGACTTCGCAGAGTATTAGCTCTGTTCCTGCGGATCCACTACGCAGGGTTACGCAGCATCTTCCGATCGACTACGCAGTGCTACGCAGCGTCTACGGATCAGCTACGCAGTGCTACGCAGCGTCTACGGATCGGCTACGCAGTGCTACCTGACGTCAACTTATCGACTACGCAGCAGCTACGCGGCATCTACGTAGATACTACGCAGCAGCTATGCGGCCCCTACTATTGACTACGCAGAGGCTACGTGGTGCTACGTCTTTTGTACGTAGCGGCCACACAGCGCTACGTATCAACTGCGCAGCGGTTACGCGGCACGTCAGCGATCACGTGAACGTCTACGCTGTTTGTGCgtgaatattaataatgaactCTTAGTACGAAGGCATTTTTCctacacaatataaaaatactttgtaaaatGTTAAACCTGTATAAGACACATCAATGGTACaatatactaattaaaatatcattacaatTTGGTTCAATCCATAGCTCGAAGGCACTTTTGATTTCCAaggtattgtattgtgtttggAACAATAATTGCAGTCCTTATCACGTTTTGTGTTCCTATTTGTTTCGTTTTCAGGAGAAAATCCGTCAGCCATATCAAAaacacatatattttattatattgattccAAAAAAGACGGTGGTGATTTGATTATAAGGAATACAAACTTAAATATATCtgtcaatttattaataatacttcGAGCTTAACATGTGTGAGAACACAAAGAAGGTGATAAACACTGCAATGGTTTACTCTATAAAACTGCAGACGAGACGCCGCTGCGACAGtgaacaaattaattatgacAATATAAGTGGCAAATAACAAAATGTTAGTAAATCACACTTCTGGCAAAATCTACAAACTATatttaaacacattaaatccATATCTATTTTCTCAATATAATATCTCAACTTTTTACACTCaactataaaaaataggtatataaaaagaatttaaaaacacGTCATTGGTAATAAATTATCTTGTGACTTAGTCAACGTACTTAACTAtgcacttaaaaataaacattacacgTGAAAAAAGATACAAACAAAATCGCATAATAATAAGTAGCAATTGAAacaatagtaaatacttatagAGAATAAGCAAGAACAGAACATAGTGAGGTACGATTTTTATACAGAAAAACGAGCTTACAACTAcggatttttataaaactaaaattaagttttaattaaaaatatggcATCTACCGACATGTTTATGGCAATTATTCGGTTTAAGAAAGTCAGCACAGACGAACTTTCGTCACAACTACATCTGCCTTAACATCTACGTTTAGCTGTTGTCTCGTCTTGCCTATGTTACGATTACAGACTACTTCCGTACAGCAAGTCACTATAATATTAAGGCCTCATCTGATTGTGTAATGTTTCAAAAGGCATTACGATAAAGTCATTCGTCTCTAGTTCATTAAATTTCTCTTGAAATAACTACATTCCGGACTAGAGGTTAACCTTACACGACAATCAGGTTTTTTAGATTTAAAGTTATAGCACAAATACCTTTTGGTTCCATTTTCACAAAGTTACAAAAGTTCGCACAAGTTTATACACGTAAAATTAAATGCAAGAAACAGTGGCAAGATTACAGTGCGTGGGTGTCACATGTTAGCTCCGATTTTATTACGTATGGAGATCTTATATGGTACATGAAGGATGTGAAGTGCGGGTTAtgataaaatcttttaaatatctttattgcACTGGGGAAGTACAGATAACTaccaaaatgttatttatgaaaCTCTTTCTTACCTTTTAAGTAAACTGTTGATAACAGCCGAGTTCATAACTGTATAGTATTATCTCAGCCAATATAAATAGTCTTGGTACatacatttacttatttttgtagTTTCCTGTACTTCTAAGTGTAGTAAACAAAGCAATAGCctgtataatatacatgtaaatatatacatatacttatataagATGTGGAACAGCATTAAATACAAGTATGCTATCGTAGTTACTTCAAGTTATGCTTGGTTAcactgtataatataaatagaggCAAGAAGCGCTATGAAAACGAAActacattttttgtaaatataaggctaaatattaattaaattctactTTCTGAAAAAACtgcaacaaaaataacattagagTCACTCAATATCGTTTTGGAATACATATATCATTGAAAGCTTATAGACGATTACAAACACATAAGGTACCAAGTCTTTACAACCGATACATATCGAAGcaaaatcataatataacaATCACCGTTCAATGGGATGTTTCCTAATGTTATTCAAGCTGCAGTGTAGGTATAACTTAGAGTAGCACAAAATACTAGTGACTATTCAAGATGGCAAATGCGttatagtaaatattataagatttaGGTATAAAATGTGTGGCCGGTTGTCGCCGTAGCGAGCGTACAAACACCTGGACGGAGGCAATAAGGCTGATTCAATATATTCCTCACTCAACTGCCTAAAGCACTTCGTAAGATACAAGTTAACATTATATTAGGCGCTAcgttattaattttctataatattttaactgttaATATATtagaaagtataaaataaatacatattatttatcaattataaaatatgtatgatgAAACATGTTGCTTCATTTTGCCAGACAATTGTATAGGCAATCTGTTGATGATATGACAATgtgaaaaacaaactttaataaatCGAGACTAGAAAGTGTAAAATTTGAATGTTCCAATAATACGATCTTAGGTCGTAAAGTACgaagttacataatataatatattcaattataaaccttacggaTTTTCCGTCTTTATGAGAACCGCAATTACAAGTATTTAATTCTTTATGACTCAATTTCTCTTGTCAGCCGTATAAAGCTACTGCAAGACGTTACTGTCAGAGTTATTACGTGGATTATTATAGACACCATTTTTAATCCAACGTTccattttttaaaaaaggttcGTATCTTTTCGTTAGTAGATAGGATACCTATTCTCTGAATATTGTTTCTTACATTTGTACAACATGCAACGCTGAGATCGTACCATTGAAACACGCGTCCGTACATTAAGACTAACATACTTCTACTTACTGATATTTacgcaataataatattaaaagataatatCTTGGATATTCCTTGCTCTCTTATTAATTAACTTACTATAAATTAACTAATCATATCTAATGAATACTTAGAGCTTTTAATTCACGAAGTTTTTCATCGACACCGTTGCTTTTGTAGTGAGCAATTATTTTAGGAATCTCTTAATTTTTAGGGTTTGTCTATACCAGAGTTCTAATGTGGATAGTAAACAGAGGGTATACTTGTGATGATACCCTCCCCTGTCACTagtctataaaattattatggcTTAAATTATAAGTTACATTTTGCAACAGATGCTATTTActaattatataaaaagtattggTGATTCGGATTTGAACCAATGACCAATTGTTATTTCTGTTACACTTGCACACTAAATGCATGTTGTAATTAAACCAATCGGGATACATCTCGGCTCCAGTGATTGAAGCAAGACTCCAGCAAGGAGAGCCTTTAGCAACGGTGTCGCAAACCTCGCTCCATTAAAACgtttgtcattttaatttacatCATATCATGACTAATTGAGTCATTTACAATTAATaaggtatatattatgtaaagcgATTTCCTTGGTAATGCTGTTGTATTGTACGTATTGTGACTTTATAGCGAGAATCGTAAATTTATGGTTAACTGATAGTTGTGTACGAGTACTTAACTACTTACTCACATTAAGTACCATCACTCTTGAACGATGGAAGATTtgtttcaataacaatattCACTGGAAACTTTATTAACAGTCGTAATGTCAATGACACTTGAAGTTCGTGGGGTGTTGTCAGCTTCgctttaacaaaatatacaataagcATGGTTGACATGTAGTGAGCCGATGAGCCGGAGCACCGTGCTCGTCACAGTACGCCGTAGAACGTGTCCATCAGGGTAGTGTCCAGGTCACACTCCAGGAAGATGCTCTCACTGCACTCCTCCTGGAATAGAAAACGAGcgtatgaaattaaaaacgtatTCTCAAATATGATTCAATTGTTaagtaaattacttaaaaagacTAAAATGATTTTAGGAGTTTGATAATGGGGCAGTTTTAAAAACAGCTATGAAAATAGTTTCTGTAATATAAGAAAAGTATGTGAAATTATGAAGCAGACATTGACATTGGAAAAATGTAGTTACCTGAGTGTTGTGTGGAGCGGGCGGCTGATCCCCGCCCCTCCTCGTGTGTCATTTAGACGTCTTAGGCAGGTGCCTCTTCATGTGCAGTGCCAAGTGGTCTGAGCGTGCGAATGAGCGCTCGCAGACGGCGCATTTAAATGGCTTTGCCCCCGTGTGCTTGCGGTAGTGACGCGTCAGCTCGTCAGACCGCGCGAATCGCCACTCGCACTCCGGCCACTGACACGTGTACGGCTTCTCACCTGGGAACACAGAACTGGTCACTGCCACTGATGTCCAGCACGAACGCGTGCAACGTATACCATGACATTACATTATCTATTTGCGACATATTTTGATGGCGACCACATTTTAACCACTCACTAGTGGCTGGTGCAGTGGCACTATTAACACGACTGCGTTTACGAGGTTGTGGTGTCGTTCCGATGTGGTACTTTGTGTATTGTCTAGACAGGCCTTTGTTATTCCTTCACATTTACAGTTAGCTCGTCCTAATTCATCGGACACTGCACTTGATTGTATATCAAGCATGTAGGTATCATGCAAGATTCATGTACGGTGACAGAATCGTGTCATCGATGCAGCACCCATAGCCGTAATGCTGTCATATCATCGAGTCACGTCTCGAGCTATTTCCAGAAACTGAACGAAGGAAATTTGCCTAATCGGCAAGCTTTGTTGACTTTCATAATTTCAGTCCGATATCAATGAACTCTACCACGTGTCTATACGGAAGTTTGTGTAGAGCCCTGCGTACTAGGTCAAATTAAGGTTTTTAGAAAGTAGTTACTAGGTAAGAAGTCTGTGTTAAATAAATTGGACAAGTGACAATATACTGCGGTGAAATTTAAACGATACTCGTAGCACAGTAGGTACTTAGGAACATTGTTGCCATTAGGTATATTTGTTACTTTCGCTGGGCTGTTGAGTAGTCCACGTACATAGTAAGGAGACGGTTGGGTCAAATTGAAATACAAGACTTCTTCGGACATGAGGTTCTTAGTACTAACAGGATATATTCGCATTGCCACCTAGATTATGACAGTCATTTCGCAGTCGCAGGtcagtaatataattatgagtGCAGGTTATACCTGTGTGTATCCGCTGGTGCGCCTTTAGATGCGAACTTTTTGTGTAGACTTTGGTACAACCTGAAAATAACAGTCCCTTTATTAAAATACACTTATGTTTGACGTCAGGAGAAGAGTAGTTCGAGAAAAACaacatacaacacaaacaaaggACAAACAGGATTGACTGTTCGATTAAATTATGTAGATTTATGTCGCATGCATGCAAAATGCGGATGTTTTACCGTTTTCCACCAGATCTGAGATCGATCAGAACAAAGTATTGGTGAAGCGTGGGTGGTTCAAAAGATTTAGGGTTATATTCCCAACCGCGAGGTCACCGGCACACTGACCAATCAGCTCGTAAAACTTGGCTAGCTAGCTATCTTTATTGTATCGACAGTTTACTCTAGATTGTGCTAGATGCTAGTTCCATTGAACATATACGTtggtaaatttatttttagtttgtaagcCAAATCAATTCCGAAGACAAAACTAAGCATCTCaatgattttgtttatatgtttcCAAAGTCTAGCATGTCTCTGGTGTTGCAGATGTATCTACGCATAGTCATAATTATTGCGTACCTAGTtggatgttttttttacaatttgtttgCGTTATTCCTGCGTTGTGAATGTAACCTTTCGATTACTCTAATCAAGTCTGAATACGATTGATGTTGGGAATATGATCAATGTGTGATATTTGATGTTGGTGTTACCTATGAAGTCACAATGGTGCACTCTTCTCTTCTCAAGCTCGGGGTTGTTCCGCCGGTTGTACTTGACGTGGTGCGGCGGCGCCAGGCGCGCGTGCTGCAGCGGCGCGTGGTGCACTgggggcggcggcggctgcgGCGCCACCTGCACCGGGGCCATCGGCTGCATCGGAACaaactattttctttactttaaccatcacacaatttatttgttcttacttcatgtaaataaaactgCACATTATTTCTATTCATACAGCCTTATTGTGATTTAATTTTTGCACGTATTACATATATACGATAAGATTAGAGTTATGTTAAGTTAGTCACCTGTGCATGGTGATGTTGGTGCGGGCCAGGATGTGGCGGCACGTGCGGCGCCCTGAGCAGCGGCGGCGGGTGATACGGCGGCGGTGGCGTGCGCCGGCCTGCGCCCTGCGAATAACACCACAAATGTTGCTCGACTCATAAATCGGGAACTTCATTATCATTTACAGGACCTTACCACTGTCCTGATCACAATTTTAATACCAAAATGACTCCCGACTGtactatatatttattactttactgcAATAAAAGAAGTGATACAACATAATAGATCGCTGAGCAATAGATGGTACCATCCGTACGCGAGCGACGCCAGCTCTCTGGAGGTGCGTGTTACCTGCATGGTGTTGCCGGGGCTGCCCTGCTCGGAGCTGGGCGGCGTCAGCGGGGACATGTAGACGAGCCGCGAGGGCGGGTACTTGGCGAACGAGGTGTTCGGCTGGTGCGGCGGCTGGTGCTGCGGCGGCTGCGGGTGCGCGTACGTGGGCGGCGCGCACAGCCTCTCCGTCTTGATCTCGAGGGGACTGAGTAGCGGGGTGGTGCACTCCTCCAGGAGCGCCTCGTCAGCTTCCAGCTTGACGTGTGTGGAGCCGAGCGGCGCGAGCATGTTTGCGTTCTCGGGGTCGATGTTTCTGATGGAGGAAGCGATGTCCTCCCAGAGGGCAGGCCGGAGGAATGCATCGTCGCGTGAGGAAGTTCCACCATCGAAAAGGTCCATGTGGGCGGGCGCGAGTGAGGCGCCCTCCTGCTTACACAGCAGCGACTCTAGCTCAGATgtctgtaacaaaacaaacagacgCCATTTTATGATTTGCAGATACTTATCGCGACCCTATTATGAAAATCCTATGCTAATCCTAATATTAATGCTAATAACATTAGAAAGTCTTCTTGATTTAATGTTTAGAGTGTTGACTACAAAGAAGTCCTGTAGATCTGAGGATAATAAACTTAAGAATTTATAGCTTTAGCATTATCTCGATAGATACAACACCAGGCTATGATTCCGCACTGTTAGATATATATCCTTTATATAAT containing:
- the LOC118264034 gene encoding dendritic arbor reduction protein 1 isoform X3; the encoded protein is MRSHLIVPGGGRWGAPHAAGLVDSWFQMQTSELESLLCKQEGASLAPAHMDLFDGGTSSRDDAFLRPALWEDIASSIRNIDPENANMLAPLGSTHVKLEADEALLEECTTPLLSPLEIKTERLCAPPTYAHPQPPQHQPPHQPNTSFAKYPPSRLVYMSPLTPPSSEQGSPGNTMQGAGRRTPPPPYHPPPLLRAPHVPPHPGPHQHHHAQFVPMQPMAPVQVAPQPPPPPVHHAPLQHARLAPPHHVKYNRRNNPELEKRRVHHCDFIGCTKVYTKSSHLKAHQRIHTGEKPYTCQWPECEWRFARSDELTRHYRKHTGAKPFKCAVCERSFARSDHLALHMKRHLPKTSK
- the LOC118264034 gene encoding dendritic arbor reduction protein 1 isoform X1, coding for MEACCAITAAEDLVGDQIVPGGGRWGAPHAAGLVDSWFQMQTSELESLLCKQEGASLAPAHMDLFDGGTSSRDDAFLRPALWEDIASSIRNIDPENANMLAPLGSTHVKLEADEALLEECTTPLLSPLEIKTERLCAPPTYAHPQPPQHQPPHQPNTSFAKYPPSRLVYMSPLTPPSSEQGSPGNTMQGAGRRTPPPPYHPPPLLRAPHVPPHPGPHQHHHAQFVPMQPMAPVQVAPQPPPPPVHHAPLQHARLAPPHHVKYNRRNNPELEKRRVHHCDFIGCTKVYTKSSHLKAHQRIHTGEKPYTCQWPECEWRFARSDELTRHYRKHTGAKPFKCAVCERSFARSDHLALHMKRHLPKTSK
- the LOC118264034 gene encoding dendritic arbor reduction protein 1 isoform X2 — its product is MEACCAITAAEDLVGDQIVPGGGRWGAPHAAGLVDSWFQMQTSELESLLCKQEGASLAPAHMDLFDGGTSSRDDAFLRPALWEDIASSIRNIDPENANMLAPLGSTHVKLEADEALLEECTTPLLSPLEIKTERLCAPPTYAHPQPPQHQPPHQPNTSFAKYPPSRLVYMSPLTPPSSEQGSPGNTMQGAGRRTPPPPYHPPPLLRAPHVPPHPGPHQHHHAQPMAPVQVAPQPPPPPVHHAPLQHARLAPPHHVKYNRRNNPELEKRRVHHCDFIGCTKVYTKSSHLKAHQRIHTGEKPYTCQWPECEWRFARSDELTRHYRKHTGAKPFKCAVCERSFARSDHLALHMKRHLPKTSK